A window of the Natronomonas salina genome harbors these coding sequences:
- a CDS encoding LVIVD repeat-containing protein, producing the protein MRRRDALRATAGGLVGGSLAAARAAAHGHPTPESTDDGGGGGDDTNVATGGFEPLGRLPVAGAKELVVDGTTAYVAATDGFATVDVSDPADPTLLAERRDLLADHPDGPLRNIYDGKFGGGLYALGAPGNPTAGALNAAVVYDVSDPADPERVLTHETAFYHHNLDTDGETLYLCGNDRDRNPLVCVDVDSGEELGRWSVLDEDERWADVDPGLWEIHDVWVEGGVAHVANWNAGTWLVDVADPSDPSTIVGLRGLDPGEQASVQSDEAIRRGRFGLPGNDHFAMPQRGADGDLVALNEEAWGFEADAPTSDLGSVEIWDAASEERLANIEAPPTEDATYAGVWTTPHNFEFFEDSLYTAWYRGGVKIHDASDPSNPRELAHWRDSATTEFWTVQRAESCLVASSWRDPSADDPEASAAVYTFPDRDGLSERGAGTETAGDGNGLGLLAGAVGLGAAASAAVRRRLERALD; encoded by the coding sequence ATGCGACGACGCGACGCGCTGCGGGCGACCGCCGGGGGGCTGGTCGGCGGCTCGCTGGCGGCCGCGCGGGCGGCGGCCCACGGCCACCCGACGCCGGAGTCCACCGACGACGGGGGCGGGGGCGGCGACGACACGAACGTCGCCACCGGCGGCTTCGAACCGCTCGGCCGACTGCCCGTCGCGGGCGCGAAGGAACTGGTCGTCGACGGCACCACCGCCTACGTCGCGGCGACCGACGGCTTCGCGACGGTCGACGTCTCGGACCCGGCCGACCCGACGCTCCTGGCGGAGCGTCGCGACCTGCTGGCCGACCATCCCGACGGGCCGCTCCGGAACATCTACGACGGCAAGTTCGGCGGCGGGCTCTACGCCCTCGGCGCGCCAGGCAACCCCACGGCGGGCGCGCTGAACGCCGCGGTCGTCTACGACGTCTCCGACCCCGCCGACCCCGAGCGCGTCCTGACCCACGAGACGGCGTTCTACCACCACAACCTCGACACCGACGGCGAGACGCTCTACCTCTGCGGCAACGACCGCGACCGGAACCCGCTGGTCTGCGTCGACGTCGACTCCGGCGAGGAACTGGGCCGCTGGTCGGTCCTCGACGAGGACGAACGCTGGGCGGACGTCGACCCCGGACTCTGGGAGATCCACGACGTCTGGGTCGAGGGCGGCGTCGCCCACGTCGCCAACTGGAACGCCGGAACGTGGCTCGTCGACGTCGCCGACCCCTCGGACCCCTCGACGATCGTCGGGCTCCGGGGCCTCGACCCGGGCGAGCAGGCGTCGGTCCAGAGCGACGAAGCGATTCGACGCGGCCGGTTCGGACTGCCGGGGAACGACCACTTCGCGATGCCGCAGCGCGGCGCCGACGGCGACCTGGTCGCCCTCAACGAGGAGGCATGGGGATTCGAGGCGGACGCACCGACGAGCGACCTCGGGAGCGTCGAGATCTGGGACGCCGCCAGCGAGGAGCGGCTGGCGAACATCGAGGCGCCGCCGACCGAGGACGCGACCTACGCCGGCGTCTGGACGACGCCGCACAACTTCGAGTTCTTCGAGGACTCGCTGTACACCGCCTGGTACCGCGGCGGCGTGAAGATCCACGACGCCAGCGACCCCTCGAATCCCCGGGAGCTGGCCCACTGGCGGGACTCCGCGACGACCGAGTTCTGGACCGTCCAGCGCGCCGAGAGCTGCCTGGTCGCCAGCAGCTGGCGGGACCCCTCGGCCGACGACCCCGAGGCGTCGGCGGCGGTCTACACCTTCCCGGACCGCGACGGCCTGTCCGAACGCGGCGCCGGCACGGAGACGGCGGGCGACGGCAACGGACTGGGCCTACTCGCCGGCGCGGTCGGCCTCGGGGCGGCCGCGAGCGCCGCCGTCCGTCGCCGCCTAGAGCGCGCTCTCGATTGA
- a CDS encoding LLM class flavin-dependent oxidoreductase, whose product MPTDLLLPQVTSMDATELAVRAEDLEYDGVWLGELWGQSSVVRLTDIAARTDEIDLGTAILNVFSRTPAVLAMTAATLQDVSDGRFRIGVGTSTEKAVEDLHGMEWADPNPVRRAHETVELLKAYLGDEGRVEYDGEVFEVRDFPSLGADVPVYHAALGEANRRVVARLCDGWIPHNVPFPDLPDAYAYIEEQMAEAGRDADVDVAPYVPAAVADDPEEAKDVVRGHVAYYVGNGRGYERAVAGRFPDGAEAVAEAWRDGDRSAAAERVTDEMVAALGVAGTPEEAREQFREVAAIDCVSRPMVTIPSNADDETARRTIEELSPSRT is encoded by the coding sequence ATGCCGACAGATCTGCTGTTGCCGCAGGTGACGTCGATGGACGCGACCGAACTCGCCGTCCGCGCCGAGGACCTCGAGTACGACGGCGTCTGGCTCGGCGAGCTCTGGGGGCAGAGCTCCGTCGTCCGGCTGACGGACATCGCCGCCCGGACCGACGAGATCGACCTCGGGACGGCGATCCTCAACGTGTTCTCCCGGACGCCGGCGGTACTGGCGATGACCGCCGCCACGTTGCAGGACGTCTCCGACGGGCGGTTCCGCATCGGTGTCGGGACGTCCACGGAGAAGGCCGTCGAGGACCTCCACGGCATGGAGTGGGCGGACCCGAACCCGGTCCGGCGCGCCCACGAGACCGTCGAACTCCTGAAGGCCTACCTCGGCGACGAGGGACGCGTCGAGTACGACGGCGAGGTCTTCGAGGTGCGGGACTTCCCGTCGCTCGGCGCCGACGTGCCGGTGTACCACGCCGCCCTCGGGGAGGCCAACCGCCGCGTCGTCGCCCGACTGTGCGACGGCTGGATCCCGCACAACGTCCCGTTCCCGGACCTCCCGGACGCCTACGCGTACATCGAGGAGCAGATGGCCGAGGCCGGCCGCGACGCCGACGTCGACGTCGCTCCTTACGTGCCCGCGGCCGTCGCCGACGACCCCGAGGAAGCGAAGGACGTCGTCCGCGGCCACGTCGCCTACTACGTCGGCAACGGCCGCGGCTACGAGCGGGCGGTCGCCGGGCGGTTCCCGGACGGCGCGGAGGCGGTCGCCGAGGCCTGGCGTGACGGCGACCGGTCGGCCGCCGCTGAGCGCGTCACCGACGAGATGGTGGCGGCCCTCGGCGTCGCCGGGACCCCCGAGGAGGCCCGCGAACAGTTCCGCGAGGTCGCGGCCATCGACTGCGTCAGCCGCCCGATGGTGACCATCCCCAGCAACGCGGACGACGAGACCGCCCGCCGGACCATCGAGGAACTGTCGCCCTCGCGGACCTGA
- a CDS encoding SDR family oxidoreductase yields MLDPDCEGRVALVTGSARGIGKAYALALADAGADVVVHYNTSEAAAEATAAEARERGVDATAVAADVTDPEAVDHLFVTAEAELGSVDVLVNNVGDFAPAHWSDLALEEWQRVVDTNLTATMLCSKRALGPMREAEWGRIVNVGYASAERGAVSPENFPYFVAKTGVLMFTRMLAADTQHDGITVNAISPYVVETSDAFPDEAPRGRWASLEDLVQALLFFVDEDSGYISGENVEIDGGWLPEDV; encoded by the coding sequence ATGCTCGACCCCGACTGCGAGGGACGCGTCGCGCTCGTCACCGGGAGCGCCCGGGGCATCGGCAAGGCCTACGCGCTCGCGCTCGCGGACGCCGGCGCGGACGTGGTCGTCCACTACAACACCAGCGAGGCGGCCGCGGAGGCGACCGCCGCGGAGGCCCGCGAACGGGGCGTCGACGCGACCGCCGTCGCCGCGGACGTCACCGACCCCGAGGCCGTCGACCATCTCTTCGTGACCGCCGAGGCCGAACTGGGGAGCGTCGACGTCCTCGTCAACAACGTCGGCGACTTCGCGCCCGCCCACTGGAGCGACCTCGCTCTCGAGGAGTGGCAGCGCGTCGTGGACACGAACCTGACGGCGACGATGCTCTGCTCGAAGCGCGCCCTCGGGCCGATGCGCGAGGCAGAGTGGGGCCGCATCGTCAACGTCGGCTACGCCTCCGCCGAGCGCGGCGCCGTCTCCCCGGAGAACTTCCCGTACTTCGTCGCCAAGACGGGCGTGCTCATGTTCACCCGGATGCTCGCCGCCGACACCCAGCACGACGGCATCACCGTCAACGCCATCTCGCCGTACGTCGTCGAGACGAGCGACGCCTTCCCCGACGAGGCGCCCCGGGGCCGCTGGGCAAGCCTCGAGGACCTCGTGCAGGCGCTGCTGTTCTTCGTCGACGAGGACTCCGGGTACATCAGCGGCGAGAACGTCGAGATCGACGGCGGGTGGCTCCCGGAGGACGTCTGA
- a CDS encoding DUF7261 family protein yields MQLRSEDRSRGQVIIVAALVIAAIFVGLALVLNSGIYAENLSSRETTDTDGALSFTLATDETIAEAYERTNSANESDASGAETTFNDTMDSWESAQQRRGAMQGIGIDVEHTAHVGWRLEQDSNRNFTSNSRTVDWKPVDGASGVGAFAMEVTQSELYDPSTPNDVTNSFRVRVSNSSEDWDLYVFQNGTDVVVHSGDPATQSDMASLFGDDGTCRGGATSAVVNFTNESLAGANCDALNFSDDLNGSVSISFDNSESVEGTYNLVVNGSNAVDTTDFDDPNSGNPTAQAVVYSVSYASHYEKADMTYERRGTHAVREETYAS; encoded by the coding sequence ATGCAGCTACGCTCCGAGGACCGCAGTCGCGGGCAGGTGATCATCGTCGCGGCGCTGGTCATCGCGGCGATATTCGTCGGCCTCGCGCTCGTGCTCAACTCCGGCATCTACGCGGAGAACCTCTCGAGCCGCGAGACGACGGACACCGACGGCGCGCTGTCCTTCACGCTCGCGACGGACGAGACCATCGCCGAGGCCTACGAGCGGACGAACTCGGCCAATGAATCCGACGCCAGCGGCGCCGAAACCACGTTCAACGATACGATGGACAGCTGGGAGTCCGCCCAGCAACGCCGCGGCGCGATGCAGGGGATCGGGATCGACGTGGAGCATACGGCGCACGTCGGGTGGCGGCTGGAGCAGGACTCTAATCGAAACTTCACCTCGAACTCCCGAACGGTCGATTGGAAGCCAGTCGATGGTGCTAGCGGAGTCGGTGCCTTCGCCATGGAGGTCACCCAGAGTGAGTTGTACGATCCGTCTACTCCGAACGACGTGACCAACTCCTTCCGCGTTCGGGTGAGCAATTCGTCCGAGGACTGGGACCTCTACGTCTTCCAGAACGGGACGGACGTCGTCGTCCACTCCGGTGATCCGGCGACGCAATCGGACATGGCTAGCCTCTTCGGCGACGACGGTACCTGCAGGGGGGGCGCAACTTCTGCGGTCGTCAACTTCACTAACGAGTCGCTTGCAGGGGCGAACTGTGATGCCCTGAACTTCTCCGACGATCTCAACGGATCGGTCAGCATCTCCTTCGATAACTCCGAATCCGTAGAAGGTACCTACAACCTCGTCGTCAACGGCTCGAATGCCGTCGACACGACCGATTTCGACGACCCGAATAGCGGCAACCCCACCGCTCAGGCGGTCGTCTACTCGGTCTCCTACGCCAGCCACTACGAGAAGGCCGACATGACTTACGAGCGGCGCGGGACCCACGCGGTACGCGAGGAGACCTACGCTAGCTAA
- the uvrA gene encoding excinuclease ABC subunit UvrA translates to MTDDIVVRGASEHNLKDIDVSIPREEFTVVTGLSGSGKSSLAFETVYAEGQRRYIESLSAYARNFLGQMDKPQVENVEGLSPAISIDQKNAANNPRSTVGTVTELHDYLRLLYARVGTPHCPECGREVGEQSAQQMVRRLLELPEGTRAKICAPVVRDQKGAFEDRFEELVGEGYTRVEVDGEEYDLSMETPDLDENYDHTIDVVVDRVKLSEESRSRITDSVEMALEEADGVLKVVLPDPTDEIRAADIGTESRRTGDLAGEDDGRIVVEFSEELACTHCGIDLPEIETRSFSFNSPHGACPECEGIGETKEVDEDLVVRDPSKPIKNVFEPWSYNRSYYRTRLDSVADHFGVSVTTPFEELDEDVQEQFLYGTKRQVTFERRTKNGTRRKQKRFEGVIPNLERRYVETDSEGTRDHIEKYMATTTCPACDGTRLKPESRAVLVADTAITEVNRLSIGDALEHFEGLNADLDARERKIAEEILKEIRSRLGFMEEVGLEYLTLDREASTLSGGESQRIRLATQVGSGLVGVLYVLDEPSIGLHQRDNDKLLDTLEGLRDLGNTLVVVEHDEETMWRADNVIDMGPGPGKRGGEVVANGDVEAVMDTEGSITGDYLAGRRQIPVPSQRREADGYLTVRGARQHNLRDLDIEFPLGCFTAITGVSGSGKSTLLHEILYKGLVRRMNDTDVFPGEHDDIEGIDQVETVRLIDQSPIGRTPRSNPATYTGVFDHIRELFAETKLSKQRGYEKGRFSFNVKGGRCESCGGQGTVKIDMNFLSDVYVPCEECEGERYNDETLEVTYKDATISDVLDMEVDEAYDFFEGHPGIRRRLQLLKDVGLGYMRLGQPSTTLSGGEAQRVKLAEELGKKDSGDALYLLDEPTTGLHSEDERKLIEVLHRLTDDGNTVVVVEHELDLVKNADHIVDLGPEGGEHGGALVAQGTPEEVAQTDESHTGRYLRDLLPAVDLEGPRGGGRTQAAGDD, encoded by the coding sequence ATGACCGACGACATCGTCGTCCGTGGTGCCTCCGAGCACAATCTGAAGGACATCGACGTGTCCATCCCGCGCGAGGAGTTCACCGTCGTCACGGGGTTATCCGGGTCGGGGAAGTCCTCCCTGGCGTTCGAGACCGTCTACGCCGAGGGGCAGCGCCGCTACATCGAGTCGCTCTCCGCGTACGCCCGCAACTTCCTGGGGCAGATGGACAAGCCGCAGGTCGAGAACGTCGAGGGGCTCTCGCCCGCGATCAGTATCGACCAGAAGAACGCCGCCAACAACCCACGGTCGACGGTGGGGACCGTCACGGAGCTGCACGACTACCTCCGCTTGCTGTACGCGAGGGTGGGGACGCCGCACTGCCCCGAGTGCGGCCGCGAGGTCGGCGAGCAGAGCGCCCAGCAGATGGTCCGCCGGCTGCTCGAACTGCCGGAGGGCACCCGCGCGAAGATCTGTGCGCCGGTCGTCCGCGACCAGAAGGGCGCCTTCGAGGACCGCTTCGAGGAGCTCGTCGGCGAGGGGTACACCCGCGTCGAGGTCGACGGCGAGGAGTACGACCTCTCGATGGAGACGCCGGACCTCGACGAGAACTACGACCACACCATCGACGTCGTCGTCGACCGCGTGAAGCTCAGCGAGGAGTCCCGCTCGCGGATCACCGACTCCGTCGAGATGGCCCTCGAGGAGGCCGACGGCGTCCTGAAGGTCGTCCTGCCGGACCCGACCGACGAGATTCGGGCGGCCGACATCGGCACCGAGTCCCGGCGGACCGGCGACCTCGCCGGCGAGGACGACGGCCGGATCGTCGTCGAGTTCTCCGAGGAACTGGCCTGCACGCACTGCGGCATCGACCTTCCCGAGATCGAGACGCGGTCGTTCTCCTTCAACTCGCCGCACGGCGCCTGCCCGGAGTGTGAGGGTATCGGCGAGACGAAGGAGGTCGACGAGGACCTCGTCGTCCGCGACCCCTCGAAGCCCATCAAGAACGTCTTCGAGCCGTGGAGCTACAACCGGTCGTACTACCGGACGCGGCTCGACAGTGTCGCCGACCACTTCGGCGTCAGCGTCACCACCCCGTTCGAGGAGCTCGACGAGGACGTCCAGGAGCAGTTCCTCTACGGCACGAAGCGGCAGGTCACCTTCGAGCGCCGGACGAAGAACGGCACCCGGCGCAAGCAGAAGCGCTTCGAGGGCGTCATCCCGAACCTCGAGCGCCGCTACGTCGAGACGGATTCGGAGGGCACTCGCGACCACATCGAGAAGTACATGGCGACGACGACCTGCCCGGCCTGCGACGGCACGCGGCTGAAGCCCGAGTCCCGCGCGGTCCTCGTCGCCGACACTGCCATCACCGAGGTCAACCGGCTGTCGATCGGCGACGCCCTCGAGCACTTCGAGGGGCTCAACGCCGACCTCGACGCACGCGAGCGCAAGATCGCCGAGGAGATCCTCAAGGAGATCCGCTCTCGTCTCGGCTTCATGGAGGAGGTCGGCCTCGAGTACCTCACGCTGGATCGGGAGGCCTCGACGCTCTCCGGCGGCGAGAGCCAGCGCATCCGGCTGGCGACGCAGGTCGGCAGCGGCCTCGTCGGCGTCCTCTACGTGCTCGACGAGCCCTCCATCGGGCTCCACCAGCGCGACAACGACAAGCTGCTGGACACCCTCGAGGGCCTCCGCGACCTCGGCAACACGCTCGTCGTCGTCGAGCACGACGAGGAGACGATGTGGCGCGCCGACAACGTCATCGACATGGGCCCCGGCCCCGGCAAGCGCGGCGGCGAGGTCGTCGCCAACGGCGACGTCGAAGCGGTCATGGACACCGAGGGCTCCATCACCGGCGACTACCTCGCCGGCCGCCGGCAGATCCCGGTGCCGAGCCAGCGCCGCGAAGCCGACGGCTACCTCACCGTCCGCGGCGCCCGCCAGCACAACCTCCGGGACCTGGACATCGAGTTCCCGCTGGGCTGCTTCACCGCCATCACCGGCGTCTCCGGCTCCGGGAAGTCGACGCTGCTCCACGAGATCCTCTACAAGGGGCTGGTCCGCCGGATGAACGACACCGACGTCTTCCCCGGCGAGCACGACGACATCGAGGGCATCGACCAGGTCGAGACCGTCCGGCTCATCGACCAGTCGCCCATCGGCCGGACGCCGCGGTCGAACCCCGCGACCTACACCGGCGTCTTCGACCACATCCGGGAGCTGTTCGCCGAGACGAAGCTCTCGAAGCAGCGCGGCTACGAGAAGGGCCGCTTCTCGTTCAACGTCAAGGGCGGCCGCTGTGAGTCCTGCGGCGGACAGGGCACCGTCAAGATCGACATGAACTTCCTCAGCGACGTCTACGTCCCCTGCGAGGAGTGCGAGGGAGAACGCTACAACGACGAGACTCTGGAGGTCACCTACAAGGACGCCACCATCTCCGACGTCCTCGACATGGAGGTCGACGAGGCCTACGACTTCTTCGAGGGCCATCCCGGCATCCGCCGCCGGCTCCAGCTGCTGAAGGACGTCGGCCTCGGTTACATGCGCCTCGGCCAGCCCTCCACCACGCTCTCCGGCGGCGAGGCCCAGCGCGTGAAGCTCGCCGAGGAGCTCGGCAAGAAGGACTCCGGCGACGCGCTCTACCTCCTCGACGAGCCCACCACCGGCCTCCACAGCGAGGACGAGCGGAAGCTCATCGAGGTGCTCCACCGCCTCACCGACGACGGCAACACGGTCGTCGTCGTCGAGCACGAACTCGACCTCGTGAAGAACGCCGACCACATCGTCGACCTCGGCCCCGAGGGCGGCGAACACGGCGGCGCCCTCGTCGCCCAGGGCACCCCCGAGGAGGTCGCCCAGACCGACGAGTCCCACACCGGGCGGTACCTCCGGGACCTGCTGCCCGCCGTCGACCTCGAGGGGCCGCGCGGCGGCGGCCGGACGCAGGCGGCCGGAGACGACTAA
- a CDS encoding lysylphosphatidylglycerol synthase transmembrane domain-containing protein — protein MGVRLGGGPAGARRRAPRRFSPRSSSGARPTGGCSPPLARPTSRPARRSRPTAPARSPSRSSRWGTSAARPSSPTPTTARWRWATTGRSRWSPSARPSRSPARCRWRSSAPRGSPRPPRRSTIASSWRRCCSPRARSSPPSPSSCTDAGGWGLAVHGLARLLAATVGRVSGRVQRVSDAASIDAALERYYRTLDGVAGDRRALAAAVGFTLLGWVCFSLPLYTTARAVGVDLPLFLAFFLVPASGLTTAFPLPGGLGGYEIALAGAMVFLVSADPGAAAAAVLLYRLWSYWLLLLVGGVAAAFAATTDRRGEGQGDRTAGRD, from the coding sequence GTGGGCGTACGCCTCGGGGGCGGACCCGCTGGTGCTCGCCGTCGGGCTCCCCGTCGGTTCTCGCCGCGCTCGTCTTCTGGAGCGAGGCCTACCGGCGGCTGTTCGCCGCCGCTGGCGCGACCGACCTCGCGGCCGGCCCGGCGTTCGCGGCCTACGGCGCCGGCGCGTTCACCAAGCAGATCGTCCCGCTGGGGCACCTCGGCGGCCCGGCCATCGTCGCCTACGCCTACGACCGCGCGGTGGCGATGGGCTACGACCGGTCGTTCGCGGTGGTCACCGTCGGCGAGGCCATCGCGCTCGCCGGCTCGGTGTCGCTGGCGATCCTCGGCGCCGCGGGGGTCGCCGCGGCCGCCTCGACGCTCGACTATCGCCTCCTCGTGGCGTCGGTGCTGCTCGCCGCGAGCACGCTCCTCGCCGCCGTCGCCGTCGTCCTGTACCGACGCCGGTGGGTGGGGCCTGGCGGTCCACGGTCTGGCGCGGCTGCTCGCGGCGACGGTCGGGCGCGTCTCCGGGCGTGTCCAGCGGGTCAGCGACGCCGCCTCGATCGACGCCGCGCTGGAGCGGTACTACCGGACCCTGGACGGTGTCGCCGGCGACCGCCGGGCGCTCGCCGCCGCCGTCGGGTTCACGTTACTGGGGTGGGTCTGCTTCTCGCTGCCGCTGTACACGACCGCCCGCGCCGTCGGCGTCGACCTCCCGCTGTTCCTGGCGTTCTTCCTCGTGCCGGCCAGCGGGCTCACGACGGCGTTCCCGCTGCCCGGCGGCCTCGGCGGCTACGAGATCGCCCTTGCGGGCGCGATGGTCTTCCTCGTGAGCGCCGACCCGGGAGCCGCCGCCGCCGCGGTCCTGCTGTACCGCCTCTGGTCGTACTGGCTGTTGCTCCTGGTCGGCGGCGTCGCGGCGGCGTTCGCGGCGACGACCGACAGACGCGGCGAGGGTCAAGGCGACCGCACTGCTGGACGGGACTGA
- a CDS encoding BGTF surface domain-containing protein, translated as MTLPTASRGALAGLLAAALLAAGAAGFVAPAMAEGSSNSITYHVDGDERSPAADDPVFRNETVTVTGLESGADYDLRTFDPDSGTAGEPVTHLDTSGSTSATIDTGNVSGEPLPLGWYVVNETGGGNQIDASRENAFRLTEEDLSASFTAGTVDSTGDGAQTKFTVDSNRGGTLDARVTAQGLDEDELYALFRGDENDAVERDGGAVVLRDISPGESVPVDFEAVHPASYELEVAATDTGATDTAPVTVQEREMSASFGKTVYEADTGDFITFSTGFQGTGEGYVIVGGDRVTPGAELTNFIDVLYVGGGSTVTINTRLLGSDAPAEEVYVGGSVTSYAHSPDDPVFDDLEFVDAGGERVADDLDSFRSEVGIGEPLGPLEEGRYRLLAGTGDVVVRDDGVPDFERPLARSNLFLTPPSYGNLTTYVAPRDEASATDGPGDLRSSLTERSTVTKGDRLVFEFDATGFHGTLSWAGEGADPLSGGGTMHPATLAGLLDLPAGFTIEAVQRAPGPNRVPTELDLAGAADGEAYFLAEDARGGADDAGSTDTYYLVVDTRGTGPFDGVPEPGETYDYGVGFEASPDGRYRFDRVDHAAKIASSDAVDHYPYLEPGGDGRLWTGNVTVEAPTLEYDRTDADGRPIVVNRSGATISGRINYAPGTEMSVQLLPDNRTDRQPIAVQSVDVTENGTFEISHDLAERAAGETLGLEFYVREKLFDKRAVAVVDSGDDFPAFDLVETPEELAVDENGTTTLSAGVHNPGSLPGRERVELRVAGEVVDARTLTVGGNETTTVTFDVPAGNRSVGSYDYTVVTPDDRLSGALEVRATTDPSDGGGADPGSGPDGTPTGPGQRHGLDADCH; from the coding sequence ATGACGCTCCCGACAGCCAGCCGCGGCGCACTCGCCGGCCTCCTCGCAGCGGCGCTGCTGGCTGCCGGCGCGGCCGGGTTCGTGGCGCCGGCAATGGCGGAGGGGAGTTCAAACTCGATTACCTACCATGTCGACGGTGATGAACGCTCGCCTGCGGCGGATGACCCGGTGTTCCGGAACGAGACCGTGACCGTCACCGGTCTCGAGTCCGGAGCCGATTACGACCTCCGAACATTCGATCCCGACAGTGGCACTGCGGGCGAGCCTGTAACCCACCTCGATACATCGGGCTCGACCAGTGCGACGATAGACACTGGCAACGTCTCAGGCGAACCACTCCCGCTGGGCTGGTACGTCGTCAACGAGACCGGTGGCGGAAATCAGATCGATGCAAGCCGCGAAAACGCGTTCCGGCTAACCGAAGAGGACCTCTCGGCATCGTTCACCGCCGGCACCGTCGACAGCACCGGCGACGGGGCGCAGACGAAGTTCACGGTGGACTCCAACCGCGGCGGGACCCTCGACGCTCGCGTCACGGCGCAGGGGCTCGACGAGGACGAGCTGTACGCCCTCTTCCGGGGCGACGAGAACGACGCCGTCGAGCGCGACGGCGGCGCCGTCGTGCTCCGGGACATCTCCCCCGGGGAGTCCGTCCCGGTGGACTTCGAGGCCGTCCACCCGGCCTCCTACGAACTCGAGGTCGCCGCGACCGACACTGGGGCGACCGATACGGCGCCGGTCACCGTCCAGGAGCGCGAGATGAGCGCCTCGTTCGGGAAGACCGTCTACGAGGCCGACACCGGCGACTTCATCACGTTCAGCACCGGCTTCCAGGGGACCGGCGAGGGGTACGTCATCGTCGGCGGCGACCGGGTGACCCCGGGCGCCGAACTCACGAACTTCATCGACGTGCTGTACGTCGGCGGCGGCTCGACCGTCACGATCAACACGCGGCTGCTCGGGTCCGACGCGCCCGCCGAGGAGGTCTACGTCGGCGGCTCGGTCACGAGTTACGCGCACTCGCCGGACGACCCCGTCTTCGACGACCTCGAGTTCGTCGACGCCGGCGGCGAGCGGGTGGCCGACGACCTCGACTCGTTCCGCAGCGAGGTCGGGATCGGCGAGCCGCTGGGGCCGCTGGAGGAGGGCCGGTACCGCCTGCTCGCGGGCACCGGTGACGTCGTTGTTCGCGACGACGGCGTCCCGGACTTCGAGCGGCCGCTGGCGCGCTCGAACCTCTTCCTCACACCGCCATCGTACGGCAACCTCACCACCTACGTCGCCCCGCGCGACGAGGCCAGCGCGACCGACGGCCCCGGCGACCTCCGGTCGTCGCTGACCGAGCGGTCCACCGTCACCAAGGGCGACCGCCTCGTCTTCGAGTTCGACGCGACCGGCTTCCACGGCACGCTCTCGTGGGCGGGCGAGGGCGCCGACCCGCTCTCCGGCGGCGGGACGATGCACCCCGCGACGCTGGCCGGTCTGCTCGACCTCCCGGCCGGGTTCACGATCGAGGCCGTGCAGCGAGCCCCCGGTCCCAACCGGGTCCCGACCGAACTCGACCTGGCCGGTGCCGCCGACGGCGAGGCGTACTTCCTCGCCGAGGACGCCCGCGGCGGCGCGGACGACGCCGGCTCGACAGACACCTACTACCTCGTCGTCGACACCCGCGGCACCGGCCCGTTCGACGGCGTCCCGGAACCCGGCGAGACCTACGACTACGGGGTCGGGTTCGAGGCCTCGCCGGACGGCCGCTACCGGTTCGACCGCGTCGACCACGCCGCGAAAATCGCCAGCAGCGACGCGGTCGACCACTACCCGTACCTCGAACCCGGCGGCGACGGCCGGCTCTGGACCGGCAACGTTACCGTCGAGGCGCCGACGCTGGAGTACGACCGCACGGACGCCGACGGCCGCCCGATCGTGGTGAACCGCTCGGGCGCGACGATCTCGGGACGGATCAACTACGCGCCGGGGACCGAGATGTCCGTCCAGTTGCTCCCGGACAACCGCACCGACCGCCAGCCCATCGCCGTCCAGTCCGTCGACGTCACGGAGAACGGCACCTTCGAGATATCCCACGACCTCGCGGAGCGGGCGGCCGGCGAGACCCTGGGCCTGGAGTTCTACGTCCGCGAGAAGCTGTTCGACAAGCGCGCGGTCGCAGTCGTCGACTCCGGCGACGACTTCCCGGCCTTCGACCTCGTCGAGACCCCCGAGGAGCTCGCCGTCGACGAGAACGGGACGACGACCCTCTCGGCGGGCGTCCACAACCCCGGCAGCCTCCCTGGCCGGGAGCGCGTCGAACTCCGCGTCGCCGGCGAGGTCGTCGACGCCCGAACGCTCACCGTCGGCGGCAACGAGACCACCACCGTGACCTTCGACGTCCCCGCCGGGAACCGCTCGGTCGGCTCCTACGACTACACCGTCGTCACGCCGGACGACCGGCTCTCGGGAGCCCTCGAGGTCAGAGCGACCACCGACCCGTCCGACGGGGGTGGGGCCGATCCGGGCTCCGGACCCGACGGCACGCCGACCGGACCCGGGCAACGGCACGGACTCGACGCCGACTGCCACTGA